The following proteins are co-located in the Mycolicibacterium goodii genome:
- a CDS encoding glutamate--cysteine ligase, which translates to MSSPPADRRIDFAGSPRPTVGVEWEFALVDAGTRELSNEAAAVIAEIGENPHVHKELLRNTVEIVTGICDNTGEAMDDLRGTLSTVRRAVRGRGMELFCAGTHPFAKWSAAQLTDAPRYAELIKRTQWWGRQMLIWGVHVHVGISSAHKVMPIISSLLNHYPHLLALSASSPFWDGEDTGYASNRAMMFQQLPTAGLPFQFHTWHEFEGFVHDQKKTGIIDQLNEIRWDIRPSPRLGTVEVRIFDGVSNVRELGALVALTHCLVVDLDRRLDAGEQLPTMPPWHVQENKWRAARYGLDAVIIQDADSNERLVTEDLDDLLNRLEPVAAALHCTDELAAVEDIYRYGGSYQRQRRVAEENDGDLREVVDALIGELEL; encoded by the coding sequence GTGTCATCACCGCCGGCTGACCGCCGAATCGATTTCGCCGGGTCACCCCGGCCGACCGTCGGTGTCGAGTGGGAGTTCGCTCTCGTCGACGCGGGCACCCGTGAGCTGAGTAACGAAGCCGCCGCGGTGATCGCCGAGATCGGCGAGAACCCGCACGTGCACAAGGAACTGCTGCGCAACACCGTCGAGATCGTCACCGGGATATGCGACAACACCGGTGAGGCGATGGACGACCTGCGCGGCACGCTGTCCACCGTCCGGCGCGCCGTGCGGGGCCGCGGCATGGAGCTGTTCTGCGCCGGGACGCATCCGTTCGCGAAATGGTCCGCCGCCCAGCTGACCGACGCCCCGCGCTACGCCGAACTGATCAAGCGCACCCAGTGGTGGGGCAGGCAGATGCTGATCTGGGGTGTGCATGTGCACGTGGGGATTTCGTCGGCACACAAGGTGATGCCGATCATCTCGTCGCTGCTCAACCACTATCCGCATCTGCTGGCGCTGTCGGCGTCCTCACCGTTCTGGGACGGCGAGGACACCGGCTACGCCAGCAACCGGGCAATGATGTTCCAGCAGCTGCCCACCGCGGGCCTGCCGTTCCAGTTCCACACGTGGCACGAGTTCGAGGGATTCGTCCACGACCAGAAGAAGACCGGGATCATCGACCAGCTCAACGAGATCCGGTGGGACATCCGGCCCTCGCCGCGGTTGGGGACGGTCGAGGTGCGGATCTTCGACGGCGTCTCCAACGTCCGCGAACTCGGTGCGCTGGTCGCGCTGACCCACTGCCTCGTCGTCGACCTGGACCGCAGGCTCGACGCAGGCGAGCAGCTCCCCACCATGCCGCCGTGGCACGTGCAGGAAAACAAATGGCGCGCCGCACGTTACGGGCTGGACGCGGTGATCATCCAGGACGCCGACAGCAACGAGCGCCTCGTCACCGAGGACCTCGACGATCTGCTGAACCGCCTCGAACCGGTAGCCGCAGCACTGCACTGCACCGACGAACTCGCCGCGGTCGAGGACATCTACCGCTACGGCGGGTCGTATCAGCGGCAACGGCGGGTGGCCGAGGAGAACGACGGCGACTTGCGGGAAGTCGTTGACGCGTTGATCGGTGAGCTTGAGCTATAG
- the sodC gene encoding superoxide dismutase[Cu-Zn], whose product MLKPVSVAVLFATPVLALSACAPPNEQASSEPGTTPSIWTGSPSPSAPPGEEQGGGHGASAAGAGETLTAELKTADGTSVATADFQFSDGFATVTLETTTPGRLTPGFHGVHIHSVGKCEANSVAPTGGAPGDFNSAGGHFQVSGHTAHPASGDLSSLQVRADGSGKLVTTTDAFTAEDLLDGAQTAIIIHEKSDNFANIPPERYQQINGTPGPDQMTMATGDAGSRVACGVITAG is encoded by the coding sequence ATGCTGAAGCCCGTCAGTGTTGCCGTCCTGTTCGCCACGCCCGTCCTCGCGTTGAGCGCCTGCGCCCCACCCAACGAGCAGGCCTCCAGCGAGCCCGGTACCACCCCCTCGATCTGGACCGGGTCGCCGTCTCCGTCGGCACCGCCCGGGGAGGAACAAGGCGGCGGGCACGGCGCGAGCGCGGCCGGCGCAGGCGAGACCCTCACCGCGGAACTCAAGACCGCCGACGGCACCTCGGTGGCAACCGCCGACTTCCAGTTCTCCGACGGCTTCGCCACCGTGACGCTCGAGACCACCACCCCGGGCCGCCTCACCCCCGGCTTCCACGGCGTGCACATCCACTCGGTGGGCAAGTGCGAGGCCAACTCCGTCGCGCCGACCGGCGGCGCCCCCGGTGACTTCAACTCCGCCGGTGGGCACTTCCAGGTGTCCGGCCACACCGCGCACCCAGCCAGCGGCGATCTGAGCTCGCTGCAGGTCCGCGCCGACGGCTCCGGCAAGCTGGTGACCACCACCGATGCGTTCACCGCCGAGGACCTGCTCGACGGCGCCCAGACCGCGATCATCATCCACGAGAAGTCCGACAACTTCGCCAACATCCCGCCGGAGCGCTACCAGCAGATCAACGGCACACCCGGCCCGGATCAGATGACGATGGCCACCGGCGACGCCGGAAGTCGGGTGGCGTGCGGTGTCATCACCGCCGGCTGA
- a CDS encoding peptide deformylase produces the protein MAVVPIRIVGDPVLHTPTEPVPVGPDGSLPEDLPKLIGDMFDTMDAANGVGLAANQIGVAKRLFVYDCAPTRGHTTRRRGVVINPVLETSEVPETMPDPDDDEEGCLSVPGENFPTGRAGWARVTGLDGDGSPITLEGEDLFARMLQHETGHLDGFTYLDRLVGRYARAAKKAVKRNGWGVPGLTWMPGEVPDPFGH, from the coding sequence ATGGCCGTCGTCCCGATCCGCATTGTCGGAGACCCCGTACTGCACACGCCGACCGAACCGGTCCCCGTCGGTCCCGACGGGTCACTGCCCGAGGATCTGCCCAAACTCATCGGCGACATGTTCGACACCATGGACGCCGCGAACGGAGTCGGCCTGGCCGCCAACCAGATCGGCGTCGCCAAGCGGTTGTTCGTGTACGACTGTGCCCCCACCCGCGGGCACACGACGCGCCGCCGCGGCGTGGTGATCAACCCGGTGCTGGAGACCTCCGAGGTGCCGGAAACGATGCCGGATCCCGACGACGACGAAGAGGGCTGCCTGTCGGTGCCCGGCGAGAATTTCCCGACCGGGCGCGCCGGCTGGGCGCGTGTCACCGGCCTCGACGGCGACGGGTCGCCGATCACGCTCGAGGGCGAAGACTTGTTTGCTCGCATGCTGCAGCACGAGACCGGGCACCTCGACGGTTTCACGTATCTCGACCGCCTCGTCGGCCGGTATGCGCGCGCGGCCAAGAAGGCCGTCAAGCGCAACGGCTGGGGTGTCCCCGGCCTGACCTGGATGCCTGGTGAGGTGCCCGATCCGTTCGGGCACTGA
- a CDS encoding GNAT family N-acetyltransferase, with protein sequence MPQLPAVGARVSLRYRLAAGAAKPLTDVIGYLERVDPTVQVRTKSGELVEVQPAAIVSVRELSHTPVRASQIRALEHAAALAWPGTEQQWLGGWFARAGLGVTSRANSAVPLDMSAQIADLPAIVEWYRARDLPAWLALPERLLPIRAPGVKPARVMVRDVPRDVSATTAEFLSRPDAHWLTVYERKVPVEVLTAVVDGTVTFVSVAGSAVGRGAVTPAPDGTRWLGISAVRVAPQARRKGYARAVYDALLSWGVAAGAQRVYVQAELDNAPAITLYSSLGFRMHHQTRYVAAEELTRLR encoded by the coding sequence ATGCCCCAGCTTCCCGCCGTCGGCGCCCGGGTCAGCCTGCGCTACCGGCTCGCCGCCGGCGCGGCCAAACCGCTCACCGACGTGATCGGGTATCTCGAGCGGGTCGATCCGACGGTTCAGGTGCGCACCAAGTCGGGCGAACTCGTCGAGGTGCAGCCCGCGGCGATCGTGAGTGTGCGCGAACTCTCGCACACACCGGTGCGCGCCTCGCAGATCCGCGCACTGGAGCATGCGGCCGCCCTCGCGTGGCCAGGCACCGAACAGCAGTGGCTGGGCGGCTGGTTCGCCCGCGCCGGCCTCGGCGTCACCAGCCGCGCGAATTCGGCTGTACCACTGGATATGTCGGCCCAGATCGCCGACCTGCCCGCGATCGTCGAGTGGTACCGGGCCCGCGACCTGCCCGCGTGGCTCGCGCTGCCGGAGCGTCTGCTGCCGATCCGCGCGCCCGGTGTCAAACCGGCGCGGGTGATGGTGCGCGACGTGCCCCGGGATGTTTCGGCAACCACCGCTGAGTTCCTGTCCCGGCCCGACGCGCACTGGCTCACCGTCTACGAGCGCAAGGTTCCGGTCGAGGTCCTCACGGCCGTCGTCGACGGCACGGTGACGTTCGTCTCGGTCGCGGGCAGCGCCGTCGGACGGGGCGCGGTGACGCCCGCACCCGACGGCACGCGCTGGCTGGGCATCTCCGCGGTGCGCGTCGCACCCCAGGCCCGACGCAAGGGTTACGCCCGCGCGGTGTACGACGCCTTGCTGTCCTGGGGCGTGGCCGCCGGTGCTCAGCGCGTCTACGTGCAGGCGGAGCTCGACAACGCTCCCGCGATCACGCTCTACAGTTCGCTGGGATTCCGCATGCACCACCAGACCCGCTACGTCGCGGCCGAGGAGCTCACCAGGCTCCGCTGA
- a CDS encoding SDR family oxidoreductase: MTSRRVLISGASKGIGRAAAERLAADGHQPIGLARTSTPDFPGKMFEVDLSDRKATEAALAAVLADGPIEAVVNNVAGARFGRIGEIDLDELFTTYDMTMRIAVQVTQAVLPGMLDAGWGRIVNITSLTTQGTPLRTPYAAAKAALETATKTWAGELATSGITVNAVAPGPTETEMYRERSPQGSEPERRFLENIPMRRVGQPREIAHAIASLIHDDAGYITGQIIRVDGGGSVSGAW, from the coding sequence ATGACATCACGTCGGGTACTGATCAGCGGTGCCTCGAAAGGGATCGGACGGGCAGCCGCGGAGCGTCTGGCCGCCGACGGCCACCAACCCATCGGACTCGCGCGCACCTCGACGCCGGACTTCCCGGGCAAGATGTTCGAAGTCGATCTGAGCGACCGCAAGGCCACCGAGGCGGCCCTGGCCGCGGTGCTGGCCGACGGACCGATCGAGGCCGTGGTCAACAACGTCGCGGGGGCGCGGTTCGGGCGGATCGGCGAGATCGATCTGGACGAGTTGTTCACCACGTACGACATGACCATGCGGATCGCCGTGCAGGTCACCCAGGCGGTACTGCCCGGAATGCTCGACGCGGGCTGGGGCCGCATCGTCAACATCACCAGCCTGACCACCCAGGGCACCCCGCTGCGCACGCCCTACGCCGCGGCCAAGGCCGCGCTGGAAACCGCGACGAAGACCTGGGCCGGTGAACTCGCCACCTCGGGCATCACGGTCAACGCCGTCGCGCCCGGGCCGACCGAGACCGAGATGTACCGCGAGCGCAGCCCGCAGGGTTCGGAGCCCGAGCGCAGATTCCTGGAGAACATCCCGATGCGTCGCGTCGGTCAGCCACGGGAGATCGCGCACGCGATCGCGTCGCTCATCCACGACGACGCCGGCTACATCACGGGCCAGATCATCCGCGTCGACGGCGGCGGAAGCGTCAGCGGAGCCTGGTGA
- a CDS encoding LytR C-terminal domain-containing protein, protein MNQRESSKLPLRAMVMVLLFLGVVFLLVGFQALGSDDDSADQATVASATTTTPTKTSAKAEPKPAARAEVRVYNISDVAGAAENTANRLREADWNVTETGNLTLADVPATTVFFGEAEGERESAEEVGKLLDAPVEPRRPELAEQPPGVIVVVTG, encoded by the coding sequence ATGAATCAGCGAGAGTCCTCCAAGCTGCCCCTGCGCGCCATGGTGATGGTGCTGTTGTTCCTCGGGGTGGTGTTCCTGTTGGTCGGATTCCAGGCACTCGGTTCCGACGACGACTCCGCGGATCAGGCGACCGTCGCCAGTGCGACGACCACCACACCCACCAAGACGTCGGCCAAGGCCGAGCCGAAACCGGCGGCCAGGGCCGAGGTTCGGGTCTACAACATCTCCGATGTGGCGGGCGCCGCCGAGAACACCGCCAACCGTCTGCGTGAGGCGGACTGGAACGTCACCGAGACCGGAAACCTCACCCTGGCAGACGTTCCGGCGACGACGGTGTTCTTCGGTGAGGCCGAGGGCGAACGCGAATCCGCCGAAGAAGTGGGAAAGCTCCTCGACGCGCCGGTCGAACCGCGCCGCCCCGAGCTCGCGGAGCAACCACCGGGCGTGATCGTGGTGGTCACCGGCTAG
- a CDS encoding exodeoxyribonuclease III produces the protein MRLATWNVNSIRARVDRVTDWLARADVDVLAMQETKCSDDKFPAMPFVELGYEVAYHGLNQWNGVAIASRVGLDDVQLGFDNQPAWEAAAEARALAATCGGVRVWSLYVPNGRTVDSPHYAYKLEWLAALRDNAQKWLADDPQAQIALTGDWNIAPTDEDVWDVDFFAGSTHVTEKERAAFRAIVDAQFADVVRPFAPGPGVYTYWDYTQLRFPKRQGMRIDFILGSPALAQRVGHAEIVREERKGKSPSDHAPVLVELN, from the coding sequence ATGCGGCTGGCCACCTGGAACGTCAACTCGATCCGCGCACGCGTCGACAGGGTCACCGACTGGCTCGCCCGCGCCGACGTGGACGTGCTGGCCATGCAGGAGACCAAGTGCTCCGACGACAAGTTCCCGGCCATGCCGTTCGTCGAGCTCGGCTACGAGGTGGCCTATCACGGCCTCAACCAGTGGAACGGGGTCGCGATCGCGTCGCGGGTCGGACTCGACGACGTCCAACTCGGCTTCGACAATCAGCCCGCGTGGGAAGCGGCCGCCGAGGCGCGCGCCCTGGCCGCGACGTGCGGTGGCGTGCGGGTGTGGAGCCTTTACGTGCCCAACGGACGCACCGTCGACTCCCCGCATTACGCGTACAAACTCGAATGGCTCGCGGCGTTGCGGGACAACGCCCAGAAATGGCTCGCCGACGATCCGCAGGCGCAAATCGCGCTGACCGGTGATTGGAATATCGCGCCCACCGACGAGGACGTCTGGGACGTGGACTTCTTCGCCGGCTCGACTCATGTCACCGAAAAAGAACGTGCCGCATTCCGGGCGATCGTCGACGCGCAGTTCGCCGATGTGGTGCGGCCGTTCGCCCCCGGCCCCGGCGTTTACACGTATTGGGATTACACCCAGCTGCGGTTTCCCAAGCGCCAGGGCATGCGGATCGATTTCATCCTCGGTTCACCGGCACTCGCACAGCGTGTGGGGCACGCCGAGATCGTCCGCGAGGAGCGCAAAGGGAAGTCCCCGAGCGATCATGCCCCGGTTCTCGTCGAACTGAACTGA
- the thiC gene encoding phosphomethylpyrimidine synthase ThiC, translated as MSDVFVDPSVTATGTPTVTPTVTTGPITGSTKAYRESPHPGVDTPLRVPFRRVHLSDGGHLDLYDTSGPYTDPDAVIDLDKGLPPRPGVVRDRGTQLQRARAGEITAEMAFIAEREGVPAELVRSEVARGRAVIPANHNHPESEPMIIGKAFGVKVNANIGNSAVTSSIAEEVDKMVWATRWGADTIMDLSTGRDIHLTREWILRNSPVPVGTVPMYQALEKVKGDPTKLSWDVYRDTVIEQCEQGVDYMTVHAGVLLRHIPLTVDRVTGIVSRGGSIMAAWCLAHHTESFLYTNFEELCEIFARYDVTFSLGDGLRPGSIADANDAAQFAELRTLGELTAIAKSHGVQVMIEGPGHVPMHKIVENVRQEEELCDEAPFYTLGPLATDIAPAYDHITSAIGAAIIAQAGTAMLCYVTPKEHLGLPNRQDVKDGVIAYKIAAHSADLAKGHPRAQQRDDALSKARFEFRWHDQFALSLDPDTAREFHDETLPAEPAKTAHFCSMCGPKFCSMRITADLKESIRDAMDQKSAEFAEHGNRVYLPLTS; from the coding sequence ATGTCTGATGTTTTTGTCGACCCGTCTGTGACCGCCACCGGGACCCCGACCGTCACCCCCACGGTGACGACCGGCCCCATCACGGGAAGCACCAAGGCCTACCGGGAGTCACCCCATCCGGGCGTCGACACCCCGTTGCGGGTGCCGTTCCGCCGAGTTCATCTCAGCGACGGCGGCCATCTCGACCTGTACGACACGTCCGGTCCGTACACCGACCCGGACGCCGTCATCGACCTCGACAAGGGTCTGCCACCCCGGCCAGGGGTGGTGCGCGACCGCGGCACGCAGTTGCAACGCGCACGCGCCGGTGAGATCACCGCCGAGATGGCGTTCATCGCCGAACGTGAAGGTGTCCCCGCGGAGCTGGTGCGCTCCGAGGTGGCCCGCGGCCGCGCGGTGATCCCGGCCAACCACAACCATCCCGAGAGCGAGCCGATGATCATCGGCAAGGCGTTCGGCGTGAAAGTCAATGCCAACATCGGCAATTCGGCGGTCACGTCGTCGATCGCCGAGGAGGTCGACAAGATGGTGTGGGCGACCCGGTGGGGCGCCGACACCATCATGGACCTGTCGACGGGCCGCGATATCCACCTGACGCGGGAGTGGATCCTGCGCAACTCGCCGGTGCCGGTGGGCACCGTGCCCATGTACCAGGCACTGGAGAAGGTCAAGGGCGATCCGACGAAGCTCAGCTGGGATGTCTACCGCGACACCGTGATCGAACAGTGCGAGCAGGGCGTGGACTACATGACCGTGCACGCCGGGGTGCTGTTGCGGCACATCCCGCTGACGGTCGACCGGGTCACCGGCATCGTCTCGCGCGGCGGGTCGATCATGGCGGCCTGGTGCCTGGCGCATCACACGGAATCGTTCCTGTACACCAATTTCGAGGAACTCTGCGAGATCTTCGCCCGGTACGACGTGACGTTCTCCCTGGGCGACGGGCTGCGTCCCGGCTCGATCGCCGACGCCAACGACGCGGCGCAGTTCGCCGAGCTGCGCACCCTGGGCGAACTCACCGCGATCGCGAAAAGCCATGGCGTACAGGTGATGATCGAGGGTCCGGGGCATGTCCCGATGCACAAGATCGTGGAGAACGTGCGCCAGGAAGAGGAACTGTGCGACGAGGCACCGTTCTACACCCTGGGGCCGCTGGCCACCGACATCGCCCCGGCCTATGACCACATCACCTCGGCCATCGGCGCGGCGATCATCGCGCAGGCCGGCACCGCGATGCTGTGCTACGTCACCCCCAAGGAACACCTTGGCCTGCCGAACCGCCAGGACGTCAAGGACGGTGTGATCGCCTACAAGATCGCCGCGCACTCGGCCGACCTGGCCAAGGGCCATCCCCGCGCACAACAGCGCGACGACGCACTGTCCAAGGCGCGCTTCGAGTTCCGCTGGCACGACCAGTTCGCGCTGTCGCTGGATCCGGACACCGCGCGCGAATTCCACGACGAGACCCTGCCCGCCGAACCGGCCAAGACCGCGCACTTCTGCTCGATGTGCGGGCCGAAGTTCTGCTCGATGCGGATCACGGCCGATCTCAAGGAGTCGATCCGTGACGCCATGGACCAGAAATCGGCCGAGTTCGCCGAACACGGAAACCGCGTGTACCTACCGCTGACATCGTGA
- a CDS encoding MPT63 family protein, whose protein sequence is MKISQLTITAAAALAISAAAGTTGMATAFAEAAQAAQAAASPLGSQARLENGDVVQAWTITGLKPSSDPIPYAVRGTLWEATATDEAIQGSVIPIVSNLNARAADGENYRVLFQVATPQGINPATLAQGQKTTGKIYFDVTGEAPTSVVYNDGERDLLTWSQSAAAAAPRPAATGSGTSVSTPARTAPVTPAAPVSNTPATELLPESPAVAPTGTVPAATPGAGAAATDIPGSTVPEALSQNLPQDTVTPGESVGTPLPAAVQQAPAAPAPGAPAPAAPAPGAPAPAAPGPLDAPAAPPAPAPAAPAPGAPAAPAPGAPVTPAPAAPVEGSTTPTVPAGSEAPLTAGGIPTLVPAANAGVPTP, encoded by the coding sequence ATGAAGATCTCACAATTGACCATCACCGCCGCGGCCGCGCTCGCCATTTCGGCGGCCGCGGGCACCACGGGGATGGCGACCGCGTTCGCCGAGGCGGCGCAGGCCGCACAGGCTGCGGCCAGCCCGCTGGGCAGCCAGGCCAGGCTCGAGAACGGTGACGTGGTGCAGGCCTGGACGATCACCGGCCTCAAGCCCAGTTCGGACCCGATTCCCTACGCCGTGCGCGGAACCCTGTGGGAGGCCACGGCCACCGACGAGGCGATCCAGGGTTCGGTGATCCCGATCGTGTCGAACCTCAACGCCAGGGCCGCGGACGGCGAGAACTACCGCGTGCTGTTCCAGGTCGCCACACCGCAGGGCATCAACCCCGCGACGCTGGCGCAGGGCCAGAAGACCACGGGCAAGATCTATTTCGACGTCACCGGTGAAGCACCGACCAGCGTCGTCTACAACGACGGTGAGCGGGATCTGCTGACCTGGTCGCAGTCCGCCGCGGCCGCGGCGCCGCGTCCGGCGGCAACCGGATCGGGCACGTCCGTGTCGACCCCGGCGCGCACCGCTCCGGTCACCCCGGCCGCACCGGTGTCCAACACACCCGCCACCGAACTCCTCCCCGAGTCGCCCGCCGTCGCGCCGACCGGCACAGTGCCTGCCGCGACGCCCGGTGCCGGGGCCGCGGCCACCGACATCCCGGGCAGCACGGTGCCGGAGGCGCTGTCGCAGAACCTGCCCCAGGACACGGTCACGCCGGGCGAGAGCGTGGGCACCCCGCTGCCCGCCGCCGTTCAGCAGGCGCCCGCGGCGCCGGCTCCTGGTGCTCCCGCTCCCGCAGCGCCGGCTCCCGGTGCTCCCGCTCCCGCGGCGCCCGGCCCGCTCGACGCCCCGGCCGCGCCTCCGGCACCGGCACCCGCCGCGCCCGCACCAGGTGCACCGGCGGCGCCCGCTCCGGGTGCTCCCGTGACGCCGGCACCTGCGGCTCCGGTCGAGGGGTCGACCACGCCCACCGTCCCGGCCGGTAGCGAGGCCCCGCTCACCGCGGGTGGTATCCCGACGCTGGTGCCCGCGGCCAACGCAGGCGTTCCCACGCCCTGA
- a CDS encoding MFS transporter, with amino-acid sequence MTEPADAALIETARRRKRMDHDHPFYKWIALSNTTLGTLMATINASIVLISLPAIFRGIGLNPLDPANVSYLLWMLMGYLVVTAVLVVLFGRLGDMYGRVKIYNLGFVVFTVAAVALSVDPFHLGGGAVWLIAWRVVQGVGGAMLMASSSAILTDAFPANQRGMALGTNMVSAVAGSFLGLLIGGVLSEWDWRAIFWVGVPVGILGTVWSYRSLKELGVRTPGRLDWAGTLTFGIGLTVLLTGITYGIQPYGDSTTGWTSPFVLGAIIAGLVLLIAFCVIELRVSNPMMNIRLFRSTAFGMGNLAGLMSSVGRGGLQFMLIIWLQGIWLPLHGYSFESTPLWAGIYMLPMTIGFLVSGPLAGSLSDRFGARPFTVGGMVLMAVTFVALVMIPVDFNYWVFAVLVFLNGLGGGIFTAPNSAAVMSAVPASERGAASGVRATFFNAGSSLSIGIFFSLMIVGLAGTLPTAMSAGLEQQGVSASVAHEVANLPPVGSLFAAFLGYNPIAELLAPYHSLQQPGVNADVLTGQQFFPQLITEPFHAGLTVVFIAAAVMMVIGAIASLFNAGRYGTEAGADNEA; translated from the coding sequence ATGACCGAACCCGCCGACGCCGCGCTCATCGAGACCGCGCGGCGCCGCAAGCGGATGGACCACGACCACCCGTTCTACAAGTGGATAGCCCTGTCCAACACCACACTGGGCACCCTGATGGCCACCATCAACGCGTCGATCGTGTTGATCTCGCTGCCGGCGATCTTCCGCGGAATCGGGCTGAACCCGCTCGACCCGGCGAACGTGAGCTACCTGCTGTGGATGCTCATGGGCTATCTGGTGGTGACCGCCGTGCTGGTGGTGCTGTTCGGTCGCCTCGGCGACATGTACGGGCGGGTCAAGATCTACAACCTGGGCTTCGTCGTGTTCACCGTCGCGGCCGTCGCGCTGTCGGTCGACCCGTTCCACCTCGGTGGGGGAGCGGTGTGGCTGATCGCCTGGCGCGTCGTCCAAGGCGTCGGCGGCGCCATGCTGATGGCCTCGTCGTCGGCGATCCTGACCGACGCGTTCCCGGCCAACCAGCGCGGCATGGCGTTGGGCACCAACATGGTCTCGGCGGTCGCGGGGTCGTTCCTGGGCCTGCTGATCGGTGGTGTGCTCTCCGAATGGGACTGGCGCGCGATCTTCTGGGTCGGGGTGCCGGTCGGCATCCTCGGCACGGTGTGGAGCTACCGCTCGCTCAAGGAACTCGGCGTGCGCACCCCCGGGCGACTGGACTGGGCCGGGACGCTGACGTTCGGCATCGGGCTGACCGTGCTGCTCACCGGCATCACCTACGGCATCCAGCCCTACGGTGACTCGACCACCGGGTGGACCAGCCCGTTCGTGCTCGGGGCGATCATCGCCGGGCTCGTCCTGCTGATCGCGTTCTGCGTGATCGAACTGCGCGTGTCCAACCCGATGATGAACATCAGGCTCTTCCGGTCGACGGCGTTCGGCATGGGCAACCTGGCGGGCCTGATGTCCTCGGTCGGCCGCGGCGGCCTGCAGTTCATGCTCATCATCTGGTTGCAGGGCATCTGGCTTCCGTTGCACGGCTACAGCTTCGAGTCCACCCCGCTGTGGGCGGGCATCTACATGCTGCCCATGACCATCGGGTTCCTGGTGTCCGGCCCGCTCGCCGGATCGCTGTCGGACCGTTTCGGCGCCCGGCCGTTCACCGTCGGCGGCATGGTCCTGATGGCCGTCACATTCGTGGCGCTGGTGATGATCCCCGTCGACTTTAACTACTGGGTGTTCGCGGTCCTGGTGTTCCTCAACGGTTTGGGCGGCGGCATCTTCACCGCGCCCAACTCGGCGGCCGTGATGTCGGCGGTCCCGGCGAGCGAACGCGGGGCGGCCTCCGGCGTGCGTGCGACGTTCTTCAACGCGGGATCGTCGCTGTCGATCGGCATCTTCTTCTCGCTGATGATCGTCGGGCTCGCGGGCACGCTGCCCACCGCGATGAGCGCAGGCCTTGAGCAGCAGGGCGTCTCGGCGTCGGTGGCACATGAGGTGGCGAACCTGCCCCCGGTGGGCAGCCTGTTCGCGGCGTTCCTGGGGTACAACCCGATCGCCGAACTGCTCGCGCCCTACCACTCCCTGCAGCAGCCCGGTGTGAACGCCGACGTGCTGACGGGTCAGCAGTTCTTCCCGCAGTTGATCACCGAACCGTTCCACGCCGGCCTCACGGTCGTGTTCATCGCGGCCGCGGTGATGATGGTGATCGGTGCGATCGCCTCGCTGTTCAACGCGGGCCGCTACGGGACGGAGGCGGGAGCCGACAACGAGGCCTGA
- a CDS encoding DUF3263 domain-containing protein, whose amino-acid sequence MDGAMARTEQSGDDSDLTDGLTRREHDILAFERQWWKYAGSKEDAIKELFSMSATRYYQVLNALVDRPEALAADPMLVKRLRRLRASRQKARAARRLGFDISK is encoded by the coding sequence ATGGACGGCGCCATGGCGCGGACTGAGCAATCCGGTGACGACTCTGATCTGACCGATGGGCTTACCCGGCGCGAACACGACATCTTGGCGTTCGAGCGCCAGTGGTGGAAGTACGCAGGCAGCAAGGAAGACGCGATCAAAGAGCTGTTCTCGATGTCGGCCACCCGCTACTACCAGGTGCTGAATGCACTGGTGGACCGACCCGAGGCCCTGGCTGCCGACCCCATGCTGGTCAAACGTCTGCGCCGGCTGCGTGCCAGCAGGCAGAAGGCCCGCGCCGCACGCCGGCTGGGCTTCGACATCAGCAAGTGA